Proteins from a single region of Phaeacidiphilus oryzae TH49:
- a CDS encoding LysR family transcriptional regulator encodes MQLQQLSYFLAVAETRHFTRAAQAMHVAQPSLSQQIRALEKELGAELFHRARGNITLTDAGNALLPLARRMTADAERARAEVQEVAGVRSGRVRLGATPSLCTGLLPQVLRAYHRRHPGIALHIQEGGSRDLVGELASGGLDLALLILPLQSHDPALDTTELLTEELVVASAPHTPPPVEKPYLDIQDLRRHPLVMFRHGYDLREFTMAACRAEGFEPSFAVEGGEMDAVLGMVEAGLGLAVLPSMVVPTHRPLRTTRFRPPGLRRTIGLAHRKDVAPPAAARELRSVLMEYLENADRAGTLPPGTSRA; translated from the coding sequence ATGCAGCTGCAGCAGCTCTCCTACTTCCTCGCGGTGGCGGAGACCAGGCACTTCACCCGGGCCGCGCAGGCGATGCACGTGGCCCAGCCCTCGCTGTCGCAGCAGATCCGGGCGCTGGAGAAGGAGCTGGGCGCAGAGCTGTTCCACCGTGCCCGCGGCAACATCACCCTCACCGACGCCGGCAACGCACTGCTGCCGCTGGCCCGCCGGATGACCGCGGACGCCGAGCGGGCCCGGGCCGAGGTCCAGGAGGTCGCCGGGGTCCGCAGCGGGCGGGTCAGGCTGGGGGCCACTCCCAGCCTCTGCACCGGACTCCTGCCCCAGGTGCTGCGGGCCTACCACCGGCGCCACCCCGGGATCGCCCTCCACATCCAGGAGGGCGGCTCCCGCGACCTGGTCGGCGAGCTGGCCTCCGGCGGCCTCGACCTGGCGCTGCTGATCCTCCCCCTGCAGAGCCACGACCCGGCACTGGACACCACCGAACTGCTCACCGAGGAGCTGGTGGTGGCCTCCGCCCCGCACACCCCGCCGCCGGTGGAGAAGCCGTACCTGGACATCCAGGACCTCCGCCGGCATCCGCTGGTGATGTTCCGGCACGGCTACGACCTGCGGGAGTTCACCATGGCGGCCTGCCGCGCGGAGGGCTTCGAGCCGAGCTTCGCGGTCGAGGGCGGCGAGATGGACGCGGTGCTGGGGATGGTCGAGGCGGGGCTCGGCCTCGCGGTGCTGCCCAGCATGGTCGTGCCCACCCACCGGCCGCTGCGGACCACCCGCTTCCGGCCGCCGGGCCTGCGGCGGACCATCGGGCTGGCGCACCGCAAGGACGTCGCCCCGCCGGCCGCCGCACGGGAGCTGCGCTCGGTGCTGATGGAGTACCTGGAGAACGCGGACCGGGCGGGCACCCTGCCACCGGGGACCAGCCGGGCCTGA